The following are from one region of the Microbacterium sp. BK668 genome:
- a CDS encoding SDR family NAD(P)-dependent oxidoreductase, which produces MARPDWDPQLLPDLHGRTYLVTGANAGLGYFSTEQLARAGAHVVMTGRHPNRLSAARSALLRRVPDASVESMLIDTSNLGSVRAAAASVRGRGELDGLLLNAGIVHPPRQREQTQDGSELVLATNALGHYALAGELLPTLAAASGRMVWVGSMSTTISPYDPVDPQLVDSYTPWRAYVQSKIATSVLGFEADRRLRDAGVHVASLVTHPGYSTSGRTPGIHGVNEPSRMTRFVDNLQAVVAQSKEHGAWPLVRALVDRDIEGGAFVGPRAGTRGAPVIAKPSRIVRRTDIAERLWSLAEEATRVSWPFARAARVR; this is translated from the coding sequence GTGGCCCGCCCCGACTGGGATCCCCAGCTCCTTCCCGACCTGCACGGACGCACCTACCTCGTCACCGGCGCCAACGCCGGGCTCGGCTACTTCTCGACCGAGCAGCTGGCGAGGGCCGGTGCGCACGTCGTCATGACCGGACGGCATCCGAACCGGCTCTCGGCGGCGCGCAGCGCGCTTCTGCGGCGGGTTCCGGATGCCTCGGTCGAGAGCATGCTGATCGACACGAGCAATCTCGGCTCCGTGCGGGCCGCGGCCGCCTCGGTGCGCGGTCGCGGCGAGCTCGACGGCCTCCTCCTCAACGCCGGAATCGTGCACCCCCCGAGGCAGCGCGAGCAGACGCAGGACGGCAGCGAGCTCGTCCTCGCGACGAACGCCCTCGGGCACTACGCGCTGGCCGGCGAGCTGCTGCCGACGCTGGCCGCAGCATCCGGCCGCATGGTCTGGGTCGGCAGCATGTCGACGACGATCAGCCCCTACGACCCGGTCGACCCGCAGCTGGTGGACTCCTACACCCCGTGGCGCGCCTACGTGCAGTCCAAGATCGCCACGAGCGTGCTCGGCTTCGAGGCGGACCGCCGGCTCCGCGACGCCGGCGTGCACGTCGCGAGCCTCGTCACCCACCCCGGCTACTCCACGAGCGGGCGGACCCCCGGCATCCATGGAGTCAACGAGCCGTCGCGGATGACGCGCTTCGTCGACAACCTCCAGGCGGTGGTCGCGCAGTCCAAGGAGCACGGCGCGTGGCCGCTCGTGCGGGCGCTCGTCGACCGCGACATCGAGGGAGGCGCGTTCGTCGGCCCCAGGGCCGGCACGCGCGGTGCTCCGGTCATCGCGAAGCCGTCGCGCATCGTGCGCCGCACCGACATCGCGGAACGCCTCTGGAGTCTCGCCGAGGAGGCGACCCGGGTGAGCTGGCCCTTCGCCCGGGCGGCTCGCGTGCGCTGA
- the pyrE gene encoding orotate phosphoribosyltransferase produces MTVASTPDLELDRHNLIALIKAEAVFHGDFTLSSGKKASYYVDMRKLTLDHRAAPAIGRIMLDLIRDIDGVVAVGGLTLGADPIANAVMHESARTNTPLDAFVVRKEPKDHGRGRQVEGADVVGKRVVVVEDTSTTGQSALKAVEALRREGAEPVAVAVVVDRRTGAQAAVEAEGLQWLAAVDLDDLGLQPQ; encoded by the coding sequence ATGACCGTCGCCTCGACGCCCGACCTCGAACTCGACCGCCACAACCTCATCGCCCTCATCAAGGCGGAGGCGGTCTTCCACGGCGACTTCACGCTGTCGAGCGGCAAGAAGGCCTCGTACTACGTCGACATGCGCAAGCTCACCCTCGACCACCGCGCTGCGCCCGCGATCGGCCGCATCATGCTCGACCTCATCCGCGACATCGACGGCGTCGTCGCGGTGGGCGGCCTGACGCTCGGCGCCGACCCCATCGCCAACGCCGTCATGCACGAGTCCGCCCGGACCAACACGCCCCTCGACGCCTTCGTCGTCCGCAAGGAGCCCAAGGACCACGGGCGCGGCCGCCAGGTGGAGGGGGCGGATGTCGTAGGCAAGCGCGTCGTCGTCGTCGAAGACACCTCGACCACGGGCCAGTCGGCGCTGAAGGCCGTCGAGGCGCTGCGGCGCGAGGGCGCCGAGCCCGTCGCGGTCGCCGTCGTCGTCGACCGCAGGACCGGCGCCCAGGCCGCGGTCGAGGCGGAGGGCCTGCAGTGGCTTGCCGCGGTCGACCTCGACGACCTCGGCCTGCAGCCGCAGTGA
- a CDS encoding YdeI/OmpD-associated family protein, producing the protein MGALDDGERVMATDAAAWRAWLEDNHATSTGAWLVRPRPGSGLELVAYEDAIMQALCFGWIDGPVRSFDEQTGGLWFAPRRPSSGWAATNKARLEILEREGLMAPAGIKAVQVAKANGSWTILDNAEALREPDDLAAALDADPIAREKWDAFPPSARKFGISAVDSARRPETRAARIARIVGDAAEGKRPG; encoded by the coding sequence ATGGGCGCGCTCGACGACGGCGAGAGGGTCATGGCGACGGATGCCGCGGCCTGGCGCGCGTGGCTCGAAGACAATCACGCGACCTCCACGGGGGCCTGGCTCGTGCGGCCCCGGCCCGGCTCGGGCCTCGAGCTCGTCGCGTACGAGGATGCCATCATGCAGGCGCTGTGCTTCGGGTGGATCGACGGTCCCGTCCGGTCGTTCGACGAGCAGACGGGCGGACTGTGGTTCGCGCCCCGCCGCCCCTCGAGCGGGTGGGCCGCGACGAACAAGGCGCGGCTCGAGATCCTCGAGCGCGAAGGGCTCATGGCCCCCGCGGGGATCAAGGCCGTCCAGGTCGCGAAGGCCAACGGGTCGTGGACGATCCTCGACAACGCGGAGGCGCTGCGCGAGCCCGATGACCTCGCGGCTGCCCTCGACGCCGACCCGATCGCGCGCGAGAAGTGGGACGCGTTCCCGCCGTCTGCGCGCAAGTTCGGGATCTCGGCGGTCGACTCGGCGCGGCGGCCAGAGACGCGCGCTGCGCGGATCGCACGGATCGTCGGCGACGCCGCCGAGGGGAAGAGGCCGGGCTGA
- a CDS encoding HAD-IIA family hydrolase translates to MRTRADIECWLTDMDGVLVHENRPIPGASELLAQWRDSGTPFLVLTNNPIFTPRDLSARLRRSGLDVPEESIWTSALATADFLHSQLPGGTAFVIGEAGLTTALHEAGFIMTESQPDYVVVGETRQYSFEAITKAIRFINAGARFIVTNPDATGPTPSGVVPATGSFAALITKATGKEPYVVGKPNPMMFRSALNRIGAHSETTGMIGDRMDTDVVAGIEAGLHTVLVLTGISDPAEIERYPFRPDEVLDSVADLLSAEPIESELPEGL, encoded by the coding sequence ATGCGGACACGCGCCGACATCGAGTGCTGGCTCACCGACATGGACGGCGTCCTCGTCCACGAGAACCGCCCGATCCCGGGCGCCAGTGAGCTGCTGGCGCAGTGGCGCGACTCCGGGACGCCCTTCCTCGTCCTGACGAACAATCCGATCTTCACGCCGCGCGACCTGAGCGCCCGGCTGCGGCGGTCTGGCCTGGACGTCCCCGAGGAGAGCATCTGGACATCGGCCCTCGCGACCGCGGACTTCCTGCACTCGCAGCTTCCGGGCGGCACCGCGTTCGTGATCGGCGAGGCCGGCCTCACCACGGCGCTCCACGAGGCCGGCTTCATCATGACCGAGTCGCAGCCGGACTACGTCGTGGTCGGCGAGACCCGGCAGTACTCGTTCGAGGCGATCACCAAGGCCATCCGCTTCATCAACGCCGGTGCGCGGTTCATCGTGACGAACCCCGACGCGACGGGGCCGACGCCGAGCGGCGTCGTGCCCGCGACGGGGTCGTTCGCCGCCCTCATCACGAAGGCCACGGGCAAGGAGCCGTACGTCGTCGGCAAGCCGAACCCCATGATGTTCCGCTCGGCGCTCAACCGCATCGGCGCGCACTCCGAGACGACCGGGATGATCGGCGATCGGATGGACACCGACGTCGTCGCCGGCATCGAGGCGGGCTTGCACACCGTGCTCGTGCTCACCGGCATCAGCGACCCCGCCGAGATCGAGCGCTACCCCTTCCGGCCCGACGAGGTGCTCGACTCCGTCGCCGACCTGCTGTCGGCCGAGCCGATCGAGTCGGAGCTGCCCGAAGGGCTGTGA
- a CDS encoding metal-dependent transcriptional regulator codes for MPSPAVDDYLKTIYHHTEWQDERITPSQLAAELGLAPSSVTEMVQKLAAHALVAHRPYGPIALTEAGQLRAAAIIRRHRLIETWLVREFGYGWDEVHDEAEVLEHAISDRLLEGIDERLGRPTHDPHGDAIPDASGRVHREPFVLLAAAAPGHSGRVLRVSDRDGALLREIESAGVTVGAAATVRDAATLRIADTDVHLPDGAASAVWLTA; via the coding sequence GTGCCGTCCCCCGCCGTCGACGACTACCTGAAGACGATCTACCACCACACCGAGTGGCAGGACGAGCGCATCACGCCGTCGCAGCTGGCCGCCGAGCTCGGTCTCGCACCGTCGAGCGTGACCGAGATGGTGCAGAAGCTCGCCGCGCACGCCCTCGTGGCGCACCGGCCGTACGGTCCCATCGCGCTGACCGAGGCGGGGCAGCTGCGCGCCGCGGCGATCATCCGTCGTCATCGCCTCATCGAGACGTGGCTCGTGCGGGAGTTCGGCTACGGGTGGGACGAGGTGCACGACGAGGCCGAGGTGCTCGAGCACGCGATCAGCGACCGTCTGCTCGAGGGCATCGACGAGCGCCTCGGGCGCCCGACTCACGACCCGCACGGCGACGCGATCCCCGACGCCTCCGGCCGCGTGCACCGCGAGCCGTTCGTGCTGCTCGCCGCCGCGGCTCCCGGGCACTCGGGTCGCGTGCTGCGGGTGAGCGATCGCGACGGCGCCCTCCTGCGCGAGATCGAGAGCGCCGGCGTCACGGTCGGCGCTGCCGCGACGGTCCGGGATGCCGCGACCCTCCGCATCGCGGACACCGACGTGCATCTGCCCGACGGAGCGGCATCGGCGGTGTGGCTGACCGCCTGA
- a CDS encoding FAM174 family membrane protein: protein MATEQALLYGVTIVVLAATLVVFVVQLVRMNRRDKDGRGDD, encoded by the coding sequence ATGGCCACCGAGCAAGCGCTCCTCTACGGCGTGACGATCGTCGTACTCGCCGCGACCCTGGTCGTGTTCGTCGTGCAGCTCGTCCGCATGAATCGTCGCGACAAGGACGGCCGCGGCGACGACTGA